In the genome of Triticum urartu cultivar G1812 unplaced genomic scaffold, Tu2.1 TuUngrouped_contig_6302, whole genome shotgun sequence, the window GGTGAAGAAATCGGCGTTGACGAAGGCGATGAAGTTCCCGTCCGGCGATATCGACGACCACTGAAATCATCCGTGCAAGTTATGGTGTTATTAATTAATGTTGTAATATATCACAAGTAGCGATACACACAGTGGCTGAATCACAACTTCTCATATATCATACTCTCTTCGTTCCATAATATAGTGCATATAGATTTTCTGAAAAGTCAATTTTTACAAACTTTGACAAAATTTATAGAGAAAactatttatatctacaataccaaatataTAAAATATGAAACTACATATTATGATGCTTCTAATGATATAGGATTGGcattctagatgtaaatgtttttctccacaaaCTTTATCAAAGGTTGTAAGGTTTGACTTTTTTAAAAAATCTATATGCACTAAATTATGGAAGGGAAGAAGTATCATACTATCATAAGTGGCGAAAATGAATAAATCTGGCCATTTTCTGAAACTTTAACACAAAATAAACCCAATCTAATTTGTTTATTTTCACAAAATGGCCTATTTGCATGACGCCCGGAGGTAAGCCAGGGCATGAAACGCTCCAACCCCAGACGTCATGTAAAAGTGGGCCATTTCGTGAATTTGTTTTGAATTGGGTTCATTTTGTGTTAAAGTTTCAAAAAAGTCAGATTTATCCATTTTTACTCGGAAATGCGTGATCCACCTGTCTGGCCTTTTGGATGGCGGCGTCGCAGACGTCGAGGCCGACGACAAAGCGTCCGGCGCCGGACAGAGCTACCGCGTCGTACCCCTGCATTTTTTGTGCAGGTTAGTTATGATAGCTCTAGTTTCAGGCCACGGAGAGCAAAGAAGATGATGCTCATGCGACCGGGGTCATCCATGCACGAGCAGACGTACGTACCCCGCCGCATCCCGGGACGAGGACGGTGGCGGTggtgccgccgccgccggggaGGGTGCCGGACTTGACGAGCTCGACGACGGCCGGGGTGGGCTCGCCGAGGTCCCACGGCGTCAGGCCTTCTTCCCAGCACCTGGTCCACCCATctgcacgcacgcacgcacgcacgcatgtGATCATACCATACAGATGTATCCATCAGTGCCCCCATGCACGTAGTACGTACCTGAAGATTCGGTCCCGTCGATGAGCTGCCGCACGCGAACCACCGCCGGGTTGGAGCCGTCGAGTAGGACTGTGGCCATGGAGTACGCCGACTGATATGGTTGCTGTTGCCTGTGAATTGCCGACCCCCACCCCTTCAGTTGCAACTATATATACTCAAAAACGTACTGCTGGCCCTCACTAATTTAACTGCTACTCCGTACTATATGTACTTCTTACTATATATTGTAGTACTGTGTTGTAATGAGATGCTAATCATCTCGAGATCCATGATTGGCGAATCAATTAGTACCAAGTGTAGAATGATTAATGATTAATGACGCTGAACCCACGTTGGCTCCTGGCGAGCTTTCGAGTTTCGAGTACTTTGAGCACCGTCGTATATACATATATATTATGTATGAAAACCATGGGCTGCGCCGCGGATTTGCATGTGTACATGTATATGTATGCATGCACGTCAGTGTCTAGGCCATGTCTCAGTCCGAGCGTGGCTGATCATCCTCTCGGACCTTGCCTTGGTAAGCGATTACCACACCAACTAGCTAATCAAACGCTCCTCGGGCGGggtttttttttttgcgagggGAAGGGGGATTTTATTTATTAAGGAGGAGAGTCTGCCATACACAGACATACAATTTCATTTGTCCCCGGCCCAAACCACACCGCGATGCGAGGCGCACATCTACCGTAGGCAGCAAGGCCATGAGCAACCTTGTTATGTGAGTGACTAATGTGAGCCGACACTATCTCCCTCATGCTCTCAGCGATCATTCCTTTGATGTCCTGTACCAGTGCCGTATACTTCAAGCGATTTTGCATGGGACTCTTGGTCATCATTACCGCCTCTGCACAGTCCAGCTCAACAACAACGAAGGGGAGTTGGGTTCTGTGCAGCGCGAGCTCGACGCCTTCTCTGCACGCCAAGAGCTCTGCCTCCAAGCCATTATCACATGTAAAAGTCTTCCTGCATGCAGTGTAAATTATAGCGCCGGTGTAGGCGGCCATGCCCAGCTACTCCTGCGTGCCATTTTAAAGGTTTTGATATATCATgtgatatactccctccgttcctagatatagatctttttagagattttaataTGCCTAGATATAgatctttttagagattttaatGTGGAAtgcatacggatgtatatagacatatttagagtgtagattcactcactTTGCTTCGTatatatgtagttcatattgaaatctctaaaaagacttatatgtAGGGACGGGGGATTATACCTTAAAATTCCCTCCCTTTCCCTAGAGATATGAACACTTGTTTTTCGTTAGCTAGATAAAAGGCAAATAACTATCTAGGTCCACCATGGGGCAGATTTTGCAATAAGCAAATTGTGCAACTGCGCCAACAGGGCAACACATCAACTTTCATACGAACAGTTAGGTCTGAAATAATGATTTCATGAGTTCGCCTTAAAA includes:
- the LOC125530421 gene encoding probable thiocyanate methyltransferase 2; amino-acid sequence: MATVLLDGSNPAVVRVRQLIDGTESSDGWTRCWEEGLTPWDLGEPTPAVVELVKSGTLPGGGGTTATVLVPGCGGGYDAVALSGAGRFVVGLDVCDAAIQKARQWSSISPDGNFIAFVNADFFTWEPPEPFHLIFDYTFFCAIDPSLRSAWARRMYDLLRPDGELITLMYLVEGQESGPPFNATVLDYEEVLNPLGFVIVSIEDNGVAVEARKGMEKMARWKKMAN